A single genomic interval of Cupriavidus sp. MP-37 harbors:
- a CDS encoding TetR/AcrR family transcriptional regulator translates to MARTKAPDFEAQREQILDLAAAAFANSSYPSTSMADLAAACGTSKARLYHYYESKEAILFDLLDRYTRRLMLLVTEVEADAERHARTDKDAFGNLIRAFLAEYETSQTRHIALINDVKFLAETQRDLILGRERDVVAAFSRLLRRAYPERVTRENQTALTMTIFGMINWTFTWLKPGGRLSYADFAEMVVDLLEGGLPGRAGAGR, encoded by the coding sequence ATGGCCCGTACCAAGGCACCCGATTTCGAGGCGCAGCGCGAGCAGATCCTGGACCTGGCCGCCGCCGCCTTTGCCAACAGCAGCTACCCCAGCACCTCGATGGCCGACCTCGCCGCCGCCTGCGGCACCTCCAAGGCGCGGCTGTACCACTACTACGAGAGCAAGGAAGCGATCCTGTTCGACCTGCTGGACCGCTACACGCGCCGGCTGATGCTGCTCGTCACCGAAGTCGAAGCCGACGCCGAACGCCACGCCCGCACCGACAAGGACGCCTTCGGCAACCTGATCCGCGCCTTCCTGGCCGAGTACGAGACCTCGCAGACGCGCCATATCGCCCTGATCAACGACGTCAAGTTCCTGGCCGAGACCCAGCGCGACCTGATCCTGGGGCGCGAGCGCGACGTGGTCGCGGCGTTCTCGCGCCTGCTGCGCCGCGCCTACCCGGAGCGGGTCACGCGCGAGAACCAGACCGCGCTGACCATGACCATCTTCGGCATGATCAACTGGACCTTCACCTGGCTCAAGCCGGGCGGCCGGCTCTCGTACGCCGACTTTGCCGAGATGGTGGTCGACCTGCTCGAAGGCGGCCTGCCCGGCCGCGCTGGCGCCGGGCGCTGA
- a CDS encoding DUF1835 domain-containing protein encodes MQYIHVVNGDVAGTTLRQALAQAARPDPVVVLRDDLAVGPLADIDSTGMIRSGFWQRVAPHTDIDFAAEMRQALDQLLALRQDDMEVAIWHGQSAADQLMLRRVVFHLYQAPQRINEVAMDLRELETPAQGNLAAIGMYSPARLARRFSTIAPVSVLRLGRLGYEWQQNVKENADVRLWKGNTLVPAAYRSIDDIIMERAPSDWTPAAQVVGSVMGAIEGLLASDWFVFWRCRELIAMGQLVLRGNADSLDTCELRRHAGGSGGE; translated from the coding sequence ATGCAATATATCCACGTCGTCAACGGTGATGTCGCAGGCACGACCCTGCGCCAGGCGCTGGCCCAGGCTGCCCGGCCGGACCCTGTCGTGGTGCTGCGCGACGATCTCGCCGTCGGTCCGCTGGCGGACATCGACAGCACCGGGATGATCCGCTCGGGCTTCTGGCAGCGCGTCGCCCCGCACACCGACATCGACTTCGCCGCCGAAATGCGCCAGGCGCTGGACCAGCTGCTGGCGCTGCGGCAGGACGACATGGAAGTGGCGATCTGGCACGGCCAGAGCGCGGCCGACCAGCTGATGCTGCGCCGGGTGGTGTTCCACCTGTACCAGGCGCCGCAGCGGATCAACGAGGTCGCGATGGACCTGCGCGAACTCGAAACCCCCGCACAGGGCAACCTGGCGGCGATCGGCATGTATTCGCCGGCGCGGCTGGCGCGGCGCTTTTCCACCATCGCCCCGGTCTCGGTGCTGCGGCTGGGGCGCCTGGGTTACGAGTGGCAGCAGAACGTCAAGGAAAACGCCGACGTGCGGCTGTGGAAGGGCAACACGCTGGTGCCGGCGGCCTATCGCAGCATCGACGACATCATCATGGAGCGCGCCCCGTCCGACTGGACCCCGGCGGCGCAGGTGGTGGGCAGCGTGATGGGCGCGATCGAGGGCCTGCTGGCCAGCGACTGGTTCGTGTTCTGGCGCTGCCGCGAGCTGATCGCCATGGGCCAGCTGGTGCTGCGCGGCAACGCCGACTCGCTCGATACCTGCGAGCTGCGCCGCCATGCCGGCGGCAGCGGAGGCGAATAA
- the paaE gene encoding 1,2-phenylacetyl-CoA epoxidase subunit PaaE — translation MTPQFHPLRVAQVRPETADTISIAFEVPDALRDAYRFTQGQFLTLRAPVDGKDLRRSYSICSAVQDYDAHGELRVAVKLVEDGLFSSHLHDSIAPGQVIDVMTPDGRFHVPLDAEAARHYVAFAAGSGITPVLSLIRTTLRAEPHSRFTLVYGNRNVDSIIFSEALEDLKNQYLARFTLYHVLSRQPQEVELLHGRLDHARVSAFLQTLIPVDDIDAAFVCGPASMIDEVEAALRDAGLDPHRIHAERFGVPLAPTRRKPAAAHPAHADQARTAELVVVLDGKQHSMRLPLEDANVLDTALAAGLDLPYACKGGVCCTCRAKVLEGKVEMEKNYTLEPWEMDRGFVLTCQARALTPRVVVSYDER, via the coding sequence ATGACTCCACAGTTCCACCCGCTGCGCGTGGCGCAGGTGCGCCCCGAGACCGCCGACACCATCTCGATCGCCTTCGAGGTGCCGGACGCGCTGCGCGATGCCTACCGCTTCACGCAAGGCCAGTTCCTGACGCTGAGGGCGCCGGTCGACGGCAAGGACCTGCGGCGCTCCTACTCGATCTGTTCGGCGGTGCAGGACTATGACGCGCACGGCGAATTGCGCGTGGCGGTCAAGCTGGTGGAGGACGGGCTGTTTTCCAGCCATCTGCACGATTCCATCGCCCCCGGCCAGGTGATCGACGTGATGACGCCCGACGGTCGTTTCCACGTGCCGCTCGATGCCGAGGCGGCGCGCCACTATGTCGCCTTTGCCGCTGGCAGCGGCATCACGCCGGTGCTGTCGCTGATCCGCACCACGCTGCGGGCCGAGCCGCACAGCCGCTTCACGCTGGTCTATGGCAACCGCAATGTCGACAGCATCATCTTTTCCGAGGCGCTGGAGGACCTGAAGAACCAGTACCTGGCGCGCTTCACGCTCTACCACGTGCTGTCGCGCCAGCCGCAGGAGGTGGAACTGCTGCACGGCCGGCTCGACCACGCGCGGGTGAGCGCCTTCCTGCAGACGCTGATCCCGGTCGACGATATCGACGCGGCCTTTGTCTGCGGCCCGGCCTCGATGATCGACGAGGTCGAGGCGGCGCTGCGCGATGCGGGCCTGGATCCGCACCGGATCCACGCCGAGCGCTTCGGCGTGCCGCTGGCGCCAACGCGGCGCAAGCCGGCCGCCGCCCATCCCGCCCACGCGGACCAGGCCCGCACCGCGGAACTGGTGGTGGTGCTCGATGGCAAGCAGCACAGCATGCGCCTGCCGCTGGAGGACGCCAACGTGCTCGACACCGCGCTGGCGGCCGGGCTCGATCTGCCCTACGCGTGCAAGGGCGGCGTCTGTTGCACCTGCCGCGCCAAGGTGCTGGAGGGCAAGGTGGAGATGGAAAAGAACTACACGCTGGAGCCCTGGGAGATGGACAGGGGCTTTGTGCTGACCTGCCAGGCACGCGCGCTGACGCCGCGGGTGGTGGTCAGCTACGACGAACGCTGA
- the paaD gene encoding 1,2-phenylacetyl-CoA epoxidase subunit PaaD, whose translation MNVIPLPSHNVNDAGATGARVARAWAALEAVPDPEIPVVSIRELGILREVVAAPDGVLEIVITPTYSGCPAMSQIGEDIGHALDRAALGPWRIRTVLAPAWTTDWITPAARERLRAFGIAPPGQCGTPAAAQPLRFVPRAARAGTPDAVACPRCGSVHTQEISRFASTACKALYRCLDCREPFDYFKPY comes from the coding sequence ATGAACGTCATCCCCCTCCCCTCCCACAACGTGAACGACGCAGGCGCCACCGGTGCGCGCGTCGCGCGCGCGTGGGCGGCGCTCGAGGCGGTGCCGGACCCGGAGATCCCGGTGGTGTCGATCCGCGAGCTGGGCATCCTGCGCGAGGTGGTAGCGGCGCCGGACGGCGTGCTGGAGATCGTCATCACACCCACCTATTCCGGCTGCCCGGCGATGTCGCAGATCGGTGAGGACATCGGCCACGCGCTGGACCGCGCCGCGCTGGGACCGTGGCGCATCCGCACCGTGCTGGCGCCGGCCTGGACCACGGACTGGATCACCCCGGCCGCGCGCGAGCGCCTGCGCGCGTTCGGCATCGCGCCGCCGGGACAGTGCGGCACACCGGCCGCAGCGCAGCCGCTGCGCTTCGTGCCGCGCGCCGCGCGCGCCGGCACACCCGATGCGGTGGCCTGCCCGCGCTGCGGCAGCGTGCATACGCAAGAGATCTCGCGCTTTGCCTCGACCGCCTGCAAGGCCCTGTACCGGTGCCTGGACTGCCGCGAGCCGTTCGACTATTTCAAACCCTACTGA
- the paaC gene encoding 1,2-phenylacetyl-CoA epoxidase subunit PaaC: MTASPQPAVPASLDHLPPARTAALRYVLRLADNALILGQRNAEWCGHGPVLEEDIALANISLDLIGQARLLYGRAGELEGELTGLPRHEDDYAYWRAEREFRNWTLLELPHRGPLAGNAAAERDYAVTIARNFLYSALMVELWQALQASRDEQLAAIAAKALKEARYHLHHAAGWMVRLGDGTEASHARMQRALEHLLPYMNECFAEDAVESEAAAQGIGVVTATLRAAWDATVAETLQAATLTLPPATGFVSAGKHGVHSEHMSYLLGEMQGLARAHPGAQW, translated from the coding sequence ATGACCGCGTCCCCACAGCCTGCCGTGCCTGCTTCGCTCGACCACCTGCCGCCGGCACGCACCGCCGCGCTGCGCTACGTGCTGCGCCTGGCCGACAACGCCCTGATCCTCGGCCAGCGCAACGCCGAATGGTGTGGCCATGGGCCGGTGCTGGAAGAAGACATCGCGTTGGCCAATATCAGCCTCGATCTGATCGGCCAGGCGCGGCTGCTGTACGGCCGTGCCGGCGAACTGGAGGGCGAGCTGACCGGCCTGCCGCGCCATGAGGATGACTACGCCTACTGGCGCGCCGAGCGCGAGTTCCGCAACTGGACGCTGCTGGAGCTGCCGCACCGCGGTCCGCTTGCTGGCAACGCCGCGGCCGAGCGCGACTACGCCGTCACCATCGCGCGCAACTTCCTGTACAGCGCGCTGATGGTCGAACTCTGGCAAGCCTTGCAGGCCAGCCGGGACGAGCAGCTGGCCGCGATCGCCGCCAAGGCGCTCAAGGAGGCGCGCTATCACCTGCACCACGCGGCCGGCTGGATGGTGCGGCTGGGCGACGGCACCGAGGCCTCGCACGCCCGCATGCAGCGCGCGCTCGAACACCTGCTGCCGTATATGAACGAGTGCTTTGCCGAAGACGCGGTTGAAAGCGAAGCCGCCGCGCAGGGCATCGGCGTGGTCACCGCCACCCTGCGCGCGGCCTGGGACGCCACCGTCGCGGAGACCCTGCAGGCGGCCACGCTGACTTTGCCGCCGGCCACGGGCTTTGTCTCGGCCGGCAAGCACGGCGTCCATTCGGAACACATGAGCTACCTGCTGGGCGAGATGCAGGGGCTGGCGCGGGCCCATCCGGGCGCGCAATGGTGA
- the paaB gene encoding 1,2-phenylacetyl-CoA epoxidase subunit PaaB, with the protein MQRKEWPLWEVFVRSKQGLEHKHCGSLHAADAQQALHMARDVYTRRQEGVSIWVVPSAAITASVPEEKPELFDPMADKIYRHPTFYQLPDEVNHM; encoded by the coding sequence ATGCAACGCAAGGAATGGCCGCTGTGGGAAGTGTTCGTGCGCAGCAAGCAAGGCCTGGAACACAAGCATTGCGGCAGCCTGCACGCGGCCGACGCCCAGCAGGCGCTGCACATGGCGCGCGACGTCTATACGCGGCGCCAGGAAGGTGTATCGATCTGGGTGGTGCCGTCCGCGGCCATCACCGCCAGCGTGCCGGAGGAAAAGCCGGAGCTGTTCGATCCGATGGCCGACAAGATCTACCGGCACCCGACGTTCTACCAGCTGCCCGACGAAGTCAACCACATGTAA
- the paaA gene encoding 1,2-phenylacetyl-CoA epoxidase subunit PaaA, which produces MYTQSLDLPGQHADAAQASARPDQAARQAAFDACMAADGKIEPQDWMPQAYRKTLVRQISQHAHSEIVGMLPEGNWISRAPSLKRKAILLAKVQDEGGHGLYLYSAAETLDASRDDMIDALHSGKAKYSSIFNYPTLTWADVGVIGWLVDGAAIMNQIPLCRCSYGPYARAMIRICKEESFHQRQGFDALLAMMRGTDAQREMVQDAVNRWWFPVLMMFGPPDAASTNSAQTMAWGIKRISNDDLRQKFVDATVEQARVLGVTLPDPGLQWNAERGHYDYSPLDWDEFWRVINGDGPCNKERLATRVKAHEDGAWVREAALAHAAKLAERESAAGRAAA; this is translated from the coding sequence ATGTATACGCAGAGTCTTGACCTGCCCGGCCAGCACGCCGATGCAGCGCAAGCCAGCGCGCGCCCCGATCAAGCCGCCCGCCAGGCGGCATTCGATGCGTGCATGGCCGCCGACGGCAAGATCGAGCCGCAGGACTGGATGCCGCAGGCCTACCGCAAGACCCTGGTGCGCCAGATCTCGCAACACGCACACTCCGAAATCGTCGGCATGCTGCCTGAGGGCAACTGGATCAGCCGGGCGCCGTCGCTCAAGCGCAAGGCCATCCTGCTGGCCAAGGTGCAGGATGAAGGCGGTCACGGCCTCTACCTGTATTCCGCGGCCGAGACCCTGGACGCGTCGCGTGACGACATGATCGATGCGCTGCACAGCGGCAAGGCCAAGTATTCATCGATCTTCAATTACCCGACGCTGACCTGGGCCGACGTCGGGGTAATCGGCTGGCTGGTCGACGGCGCCGCGATCATGAACCAGATCCCGTTGTGCCGCTGCTCATACGGACCGTATGCGCGCGCCATGATCCGCATCTGCAAGGAAGAATCGTTCCACCAGCGCCAGGGCTTCGATGCACTGCTGGCCATGATGCGCGGCACCGACGCCCAGCGCGAGATGGTGCAGGACGCAGTCAACCGCTGGTGGTTCCCGGTGCTGATGATGTTCGGCCCGCCCGATGCGGCCTCGACCAACAGCGCCCAGACCATGGCCTGGGGCATCAAGCGCATCTCCAACGACGACCTGCGCCAGAAGTTTGTCGATGCCACGGTCGAACAGGCGCGCGTGCTTGGCGTGACCCTGCCCGACCCCGGCCTGCAATGGAATGCCGAGCGCGGCCACTACGACTACAGCCCGCTCGACTGGGATGAATTCTGGCGTGTCATCAACGGCGACGGACCGTGCAACAAGGAGCGCCTGGCCACCCGCGTGAAGGCGCACGAGGACGGCGCCTGGGTGCGCGAGGCCGCGCTGGCCCACGCCGCCAAGCTGGCCGAACGCGAATCCGCCGCCGGACGCGCTGCCGCCTGA
- a CDS encoding universal stress protein, giving the protein MTRAAYSKIVVAVDGSSTSDLAVDEAIRVASPGGATVLALYVVDTGTPIFDAGYYDPSQLQKAFEESGKRALQGAAQRLAGAGVAHETSLVTAAAVPGDIGASINEAARQWGADLLVIGTHGRRGVRRLVLGSVAEAVIRQSTVPVLLVRGEAKAD; this is encoded by the coding sequence ATGACTCGCGCGGCATACAGCAAGATCGTGGTGGCGGTGGACGGCAGCAGCACGTCCGATCTGGCGGTTGATGAAGCCATTCGCGTCGCGTCCCCCGGCGGGGCCACCGTGCTGGCGCTCTATGTCGTCGACACGGGCACGCCAATATTCGACGCCGGCTACTACGACCCAAGCCAGTTGCAAAAGGCCTTTGAGGAAAGCGGCAAGCGGGCCCTGCAAGGCGCGGCGCAGCGCCTGGCCGGGGCCGGCGTCGCGCATGAAACCAGTCTGGTCACCGCAGCTGCGGTGCCTGGCGATATCGGTGCTTCCATCAATGAGGCTGCGCGCCAATGGGGCGCAGATCTGCTGGTGATCGGCACGCATGGCCGGCGCGGCGTGCGCCGGCTGGTGCTGGGCAGCGTGGCCGAGGCGGTGATCCGCCAGTCGACCGTACCGGTGCTGCTGGTGCGCGGCGAAGCCAAAGCCGATTGA
- a CDS encoding DUF1488 domain-containing protein has product MPDITFPRSLPTYCAASLTLSCPATVNGSPTLYSVTAEALEAHFGARSPREEDLVAAFTNNRQRIERLAESLFELTEAREIVLRSGHFRFAG; this is encoded by the coding sequence ATGCCAGACATCACGTTCCCTCGCAGCCTCCCCACCTACTGTGCAGCCAGCCTGACGCTGTCCTGCCCCGCGACGGTCAACGGCAGTCCCACTTTGTATTCCGTCACCGCCGAGGCACTCGAAGCCCATTTCGGCGCGCGCTCGCCGCGCGAAGAAGACCTGGTAGCGGCCTTCACCAATAATCGTCAGCGCATCGAGCGGCTGGCCGAAAGCCTGTTCGAGCTGACCGAGGCGCGTGAAATCGTGCTGCGCAGCGGCCATTTCCGCTTCGCCGGCTGA
- a CDS encoding nucleoside recognition domain-containing protein — protein sequence MALNVVWLGFFLISFSAACVRVAQGDLAVFPAMLGSLFDSARTAFEIALGLAGVMSLWLGIMRIGERAGVVDAFARLVNPLLRHFFPGVPQGHPAQGAMMMNVSANLLGLDNAATPLGLNAMRELQTLNRRPDVATDAQIMFIVLNSAGLTLIPTSVIAIRQAIAVKQGLVGFNAADIFLPTLLATGGACLAGLLAVAWVQRINLLRPAVLATFGIVIALLGAMFAWLQHAPPEQVGTVTALAGAGFILSLITLFLICGALRRVNVYEAFIDGAKEGFGVAVQIIPYLVAILVAIGLFRAAGCMDVLMAWLMQGFAMLGVNTDFVPALPVGLMKILSGAGARGLMVDVMTTYGVDSFQGRLAAIIQGSTETTFYVLAVYFGSINVRNTRHALGCALVADAAGIVCAVGAAYLFR from the coding sequence ATGGCGCTGAACGTAGTCTGGCTCGGCTTCTTCCTGATTTCCTTCTCCGCCGCCTGCGTCCGCGTGGCGCAGGGCGACCTCGCGGTCTTCCCGGCGATGCTGGGCAGCCTGTTCGACAGCGCCCGCACCGCCTTCGAGATCGCGCTCGGACTGGCGGGGGTAATGAGCCTGTGGCTGGGCATCATGCGCATCGGCGAGCGCGCCGGCGTTGTCGATGCCTTCGCCCGGCTGGTGAACCCGCTGCTGCGGCACTTCTTTCCCGGCGTGCCCCAGGGCCATCCGGCACAGGGCGCCATGATGATGAACGTATCGGCCAACCTGCTCGGGCTCGACAACGCCGCCACGCCGCTGGGCCTGAACGCCATGCGCGAGCTGCAGACGCTGAACCGGCGCCCGGACGTCGCCACCGACGCGCAGATCATGTTCATTGTGCTGAACTCTGCCGGGCTGACGCTGATCCCGACTTCGGTCATCGCCATCCGCCAGGCCATCGCGGTCAAGCAGGGGCTGGTCGGCTTCAACGCCGCTGACATCTTCTTGCCGACGCTGCTGGCCACCGGCGGCGCCTGCCTGGCCGGGCTGCTGGCGGTGGCGTGGGTCCAGCGGATCAACTTGCTGCGGCCCGCGGTTCTGGCGACATTCGGCATTGTGATCGCGCTGCTTGGGGCAATGTTCGCCTGGTTGCAGCATGCACCGCCCGAGCAGGTCGGCACTGTGACGGCGCTGGCTGGTGCCGGCTTCATCCTGTCCTTGATCACCCTCTTCCTGATCTGCGGTGCGCTGCGCCGGGTCAACGTGTACGAGGCGTTTATCGACGGCGCCAAGGAAGGCTTCGGCGTAGCCGTGCAGATCATTCCCTATCTGGTTGCGATCCTGGTCGCGATTGGCCTGTTCCGCGCCGCCGGATGCATGGACGTGCTGATGGCCTGGCTCATGCAGGGGTTCGCGATGCTGGGCGTCAACACCGACTTTGTCCCGGCGCTGCCGGTCGGACTGATGAAGATCCTGTCCGGCGCCGGAGCGCGCGGGCTGATGGTCGACGTGATGACGACCTACGGCGTCGATTCATTCCAGGGGCGCCTGGCGGCGATTATCCAGGGGTCGACCGAAACTACCTTCTATGTTCTGGCGGTTTATTTCGGCAGCATCAATGTGCGGAATACGCGCCATGCGCTGGGTTGCGCGTTGGTGGCAGACGCTGCCGGAATTGTTTGTGCGGTGGGCGCCGCATACCTGTTCCGATAA
- a CDS encoding DUF488 domain-containing protein, with translation MTIRIVRLGTPRAADEGLRVGTVRRPPRGVPKSEFASRDYYDVWYPALSPSPELVAQALHATDDKEWRAFVRRFRKEMAEPDASRTLDLLAALSHQTNFSVGCYCEDEARCHRSVLRELLAERGAVID, from the coding sequence ATGACCATCAGAATCGTAAGACTGGGTACACCGCGTGCGGCCGACGAGGGCCTGCGGGTCGGTACCGTGCGCCGACCGCCGCGGGGCGTGCCCAAATCGGAGTTTGCGAGCCGCGATTACTACGATGTCTGGTACCCGGCGCTTTCGCCATCCCCAGAGCTGGTCGCGCAGGCACTCCATGCGACCGACGATAAAGAGTGGCGGGCTTTCGTGCGGCGTTTCCGCAAGGAAATGGCCGAGCCGGACGCCAGCCGCACGCTAGATCTCTTGGCGGCGCTGTCGCACCAGACCAATTTCTCAGTGGGCTGCTATTGCGAAGACGAAGCGCGTTGCCACCGCTCCGTCTTGCGCGAACTGCTCGCCGAACGCGGCGCCGTGATCGACTGA